A genomic segment from Malus domestica chromosome 05, GDT2T_hap1 encodes:
- the LOC103440368 gene encoding uncharacterized protein produces the protein MAEKSGDGDGSGGGDGAPAEEEKKKNNHADGGVPPEKEKNGDPELLICLLQPAPADSDPDYIGIRRLLLSRKPQSPFHRRLDWRCNGKGYVAFRNYIRRPRNWESTQTPSLQTTPGNSGRWIPPPSPRSLLYDVEGWSPGRDVQSGSQPSPRRSFGSSISDSDRPRPQRAEPAYSFVGMQCIFDQCKASVTVLKFGHMSSDLLAYGASDGTLTVCTVSDPPSILKQLHGHSKDVTDFDFSSNNQYIASSSMDKTVRVWEISKGLCIRVIYGVSPQLCIRFHPVNNNFLSVGNADKEVTVFNFSTGRVIHKIFFDSEVTSMDYAHTGQLIFCGDAAGCIYSVSMNSHTGMLSRSHRHRSSTRRKSPVTTVQYRSFSLLARGPVLLTCTQDGSLSFFSVALDIQGYLTLRCSLKLNPRIYSIRASFCPLLSLEKGEYIVSGSEDSNVYFYDLTRPKHTCVNKLQGHRFPVIGVAWNHGENLLASSDFYGTVIVWKRSKTG, from the exons ATGGCGGAAAAAAGCGGCGACGGCGACGGCAGCGGTGGGGGTGACGGTGCTCCAGcagaggaggagaagaagaagaataatcaTGCTGATGGTGGTGTTCCAccagagaaagagaagaatggAGATCCAGAACTGCTGATCTGCTTGCTTCAACCTGCTCCCGCCGACTCCGATCCTGACTACATCGGCATCCGTCGCCTTCTCCTCTCTCGCAAGCCCCAGTCCCCATTTCATCGCCGCCTA GATTGGAGATGCAATGGAAAAGGGTACGTCGCGTTTCGAAATTACATCCGTCGGCCAAGGAATTGGGAGAGTACGCAGACTCCGAGCCTCCAGACCACTCCCGGGAACAG TGGGCGATGGATTCCACCTCCAAGTCCGCGGTCCCTTTTGTATGATGTCGAAGGCTGGAGTCCTGGCAGA gACGTCCAGAGTGGCAGTCAACCTTCACCTCGCAGAAGTTTTGGCTCCAGTATAAGTGATAGTGACCGCCCACGTCCTCAACGGGCAGAACCTGCATACTCATTCGTAGGAATGCAGTGCATCTTTGATCAGTGCAAAGCCTCTG TCACGGTTTTGAAGTTTGGACACATGAGTTCTGAtctgcttgcatatggagcatcagATGGAACCTTGACAGTATGCACTGTTTCTGATCCACCTTCAATCCTCAAGCAGCTGCATGGTCACTCCAAAGATGTTACAG ACTTCGATTTTTCATCAAACAATCAATACATTGCATCCTCATCAATGGATAAAACTGTACGAGTGTGGGAGATTTCAAAAGGCCTTTGCATTCGAGTAATATATGGAGTGTCTCCACAACTATGTATTCGTTTCCACCCT GTAAATAACAACTTTCTTTCAGTTGGCAATGCAGACAAAGAAGTCACG GTTTTCAATTTCAGCACTGGAAGGGTCATTCATAAAATATTCTTTGACAGTGAGGTTACCTCCATGGATTATGCTCACACTGGACAGCTCATTTTCTGTGGTGATGCGGCG GGGTGTATATATTCTGTAAGTATGAATTCTCACACAGGAATGTTGTCTCGCTCTCATCGTCACCGAAGTAGCACAAGGCGAAAATCTCCAGTCACAACTGTGCAGTACCGAAGTTTTTCTCTGTTGGCTCGAGGCCCTGTCTTGCTTACGTGTACTCAAGATGGAAGTTTATCTTTCTTCAG TGTTGCTCTGGACATACAGGGTTATTTGACTCTCCGTTGCTCACTGAAACTAAATCCACGAATATACAGCATCCGGGCTTCCTTCTGTCCTCTGCTTTCCCTTGAAAAAGGAGAATATATAG TTTCCGGAAGTGAGGATTCAAATGTCTACTTCTATGATTTAACTCGGCCAAAGCATACTTGTGTAAACAAGCTACAG GGTCATCGATTTCCGGTTATTGGTGTTGCTTGGAACCATGGAGAGAACTTGTTAGCATCATCTGATTTCTACGGAACGGTTATTGTATGGAAGAGATCAAAGACAGGTTAA